A genomic segment from Vicia villosa cultivar HV-30 ecotype Madison, WI unplaced genomic scaffold, Vvil1.0 ctg.000218F_1_1, whole genome shotgun sequence encodes:
- the LOC131625506 gene encoding putative F-box/LRR-repeat protein 23: MASCSINSKEKECGAKPLPNWLELPRKITINILQRIDTIDIVKSVCQVCPLWWNICKDPSLWKTIHMTSFTCELLFHNDLVKICHYAVERSCGHLEDVDIEYFCTNELLECITENGENLLRLRLLDCQLISDKGFSAAVRKLPQLEEVDISFCNLVKESLEVLGRSCPLLKSFKYVTRGIDYFGYYDDDNAEAFAIAETMSGLRHLNIRGNLIRDAGLVAILDGCPLLESLNIAECGNLRLSESLWKRCREQIKNVRQWTPFNEEGHLPYQEVLLRTILRSCDLF; this comes from the exons ATGGCCTCTTGTTCTATTAATTCAAAGGAAAAAGAATGTGGTGCCAAACCCTTGCCAAATTGGCTTGAACTTCcgagaaaaatcacaataaacatCTTACAGAGAATTGATACCATTGACATTGTGAAAAGTGTATGTCAAGTTTGTCCTCTTTGGTGGAACATTTGTAAGGATCCTTCTCTGTGGAAAACTATTCATATGACCAGCTTCACCTGTGAACTACTTTTTCATAATGATCTGGTGAAGATTTGCCATTATGCTGTTGAAAGAAGTTGCGGTCATCTTGAAGATGTTGATATTGAATATTTTTGTACCAATGAACTCCTTGAATGCATAACTGAGaa TGGTGAAAACCTACTACGCCTGCGGCTTTTGGATTGCCAGCTAATTTCAGATAAAGGATTCAGCGCTGCTGTGAGAAAGCTTCCGCAGTTAGAGGAAGTGGACATTTCATTTTGCAACCTAGTGAAGGAATCTCTTGAAGTTCTCGGTCGATCTTGCCCTCTTTTGAAATCTTTCAAATATGTGACAAGAGGGATTGATTACTTTGGGTATTATGATGATGATAATGCAGAGGCATTTGCCATTGCTGAAACGATGTCTGGTTTACGTCATCTTAATATCAGAGGAAACCTAATCCGTGATGCAGGGTTGGTTGCAATTCTTGATGGATGTCCTCTTCTTGAGTCTCTTAACATTGCAGAGTGTGGTAATCTTCGTTTGAGTGAAAGTTTGTGGAAGAGGTGCCGTGAGCAGATAAAAAATGTGCGGCAGTGGACTCCTTTTAATGAAGAAGGTCATCTTCCTTATCAAGAGGTTTTATTAAGGACTATATTACGATCTTGTGATTTATTCTGA